The following coding sequences are from one Pocillopora verrucosa isolate sample1 chromosome 5, ASM3666991v2, whole genome shotgun sequence window:
- the LOC131770499 gene encoding uncharacterized protein isoform X2 → MLKLALVFMVISCVLIAEARRLPRLRLQETERYQRQFLKNYLHRRSCVAVGGTGCEANNSKCCRKGNPFTGTMRSCVNTGSFSTPEYTCVEA, encoded by the exons ATGTTGAAGTTGGCTTTGGTTTTCATGGTGATCTCCTGTGTTCTAATAGCAGAGGCTCGTAGATTACCCAGGCTGCGCCTTCAGGAGACTGAACGTTACCAAAGGCAATTCTTAAAG AACTATCTGCATCGTCGCTCGTGTGTTGCAGTTGGAGGAACGGGCTGTGAGGCCAATAACAGCAAGTGCTGTCGAAAAGGAAACCCGTTCACTGGAACCATGCGAAGTTGTGTCAATACAGGCAGCTTTTCAACGCC GGAGTATACATGTGTGGAGGCATAA